The sequence below is a genomic window from Massilia oculi.
CGGCCAACCTGCTGCGCACCGAGACGATCGCGGTCTGATCATGCTGGGACGTTTCTTGTGGCCGGTCGCCGGCTTTGCGATCGCGCTGCTGCTGTGGGCCTGGGGCGCCAAGGGACTCGAAGAGAGCACGCCGATCGCGGCGATGTTCGCGCCGATGGAGACCTTCGAGGCCTTGCGCGTGATGGTGCTGGGGCCGGACATCTGGGTGCACGTGGCCACCAGCCTCAAGCGCGTGGCCGTGGGCCTGGGCTTCGCGATCCTGTTCGGCGTGCCGCTCGGGATCCTGGTGGGCATGTCGAAAGCCTTCAGCCAGGCCAGCACGCCGCTGTTCCAGCTGCTGCGCATGGTCTCGCCGCTGTCGTGGATGCCGCTGGCGGTGATGGTGCTGGGCGTCGGCGATGCGCCAGTCTACTTCCTGCTGGCCTTCGCCGCCGTGTGGCCGCTGATGCTCAGCACCGCCGCCGGCGTGGCCCAGCTCGACCCGAACTGGATGCTGCTGGCGCGCTCGCTGTCGGCCACCAGATGGGAAGTGATCTGGCGCCTGGTGCTGCCGGGGATCACGGCGCAAATCCTGACCGGCGTGCGCCTCGCGATCGGCATCATCTGGATCGTGCTGGTGCCGGCCGAGATGCTGGGCGTGTCCGCCGGCCTCGGTTACTTCATCCTCGACACGCGCGACCGCCTGGCGTATTCGGAACTGACGGCCGCCATCATCCTGATCGGCCTGCTCGGTTATGCGCTCGACTATGCGGCGCGCTGCGTGCACGCGCGCTGGCTGCACTCGGTGCCTTCCGATCCGCTGCGCTGATCGCCTCTGCTCCCCGCCTCGCGGGGAGTTTTCCATCGCATCAAAACGTCAGCTGCACCGTGATCGTATCGCGGTAATTGCCCGGCGTCGGCGCGCGCTGGCGCGGCACCAGGCCGTGCATCATGACGTTCTGCGTCGCGCCGTTCCCGGTGCCGGTGTACATCACGGTGCCGCCGGTGCCGTCGCCCCAGATCGCGCCGTCCGGCGTCGACGAGATCCGGTAGCCCACGGTTTCGCCGGTCAGGCTGTTCTTCATGGTGCGCGCCGCCGGATTGCCGGACAGGCCGCCGTTCATCGAAATCTGGTAGCTGCTGTTGGCGGTGCAGGTCACGCTCAGCGGCGCGCTGGCGCGCCGCTCGCTCAAGGGGCTGCCCGCGCCGAACGTCAGGTTGCTGGCGCTGATCAGGCAGTTGTTGGTCACGGTGGCGCGCGCCTGGAAGGCGAAGGATTCGGTGGCGCCGGCGGTGCACGACTTGCCGGCCCCGAACGAATACTGCAGCGTGCCGTGGCCGGCGAAACCGGCCGTATACAAGGTGTCGGTATTGCCCGAGGTACCGACTCCGGACAGGCTGGACGCGGGGATGCGTCCATAAATCGTGACGCTCTGGGTCACCCCGCCCAGCGACAGCAGGCCGACCATGGTGCCGGTGATCGGCTTGGCGCCGATGGTGCTGGTATTGCTGCCCCACAGCGATGCCGCCGAATAGGAAGGATCGGCATACAGGTTGAAGCCGAGGCGCCGCGCACCGCTGGTCATGTAGCGCGGATCGCCGGTGCCGCCGCCGCTGCCCGGGCCCAGGTTGACGCAGACATTGGCGGCCGGCAGCAGCAGCGGCGACTGGCCCAGCAGCAGGGTCCAGTAGCAGGTCACGTTCAGGGTGCCGCGCGCCGTGTAATCGGTGTTGGCGATCGGACTGACCACACCGAAGTCGACGTCGGTCATGGTGACGGTGCAGTTGTCGGCGCGCGCGCCGGGAATGGCCAGCAGCCACAGCAGCGCCGCCGCAAGCAACGCCCGCAGCAGCCGGACATTCATCGTCGTCATCTTCATCATGGTCGTTTTCCTTGCACGGGCTGGCATGCCAGCGGTCCGATGGTCGGCAGCTCGCCATCCACCGGTTTGTAGTCGAAGCGCACCTCGCAGGCATCCGCGCCGGTCCCGACCGTCACCCGGTTCCGGGCGCGCAGGCCTTCCACGAACAGCACGCCATCGTAACCGACGACCGCGCCGGTTGCAGCACCTTCGAGCCGTGCGGGAGTGCCGGCTTCCGGCGGCCGGCCGTCGGGCCTGAGCACCATCAGCGTCGCCGCCGCATAGCGCTCGATCTCGAAGCGCGCCACCACGCC
It includes:
- a CDS encoding ABC transporter permease, with product MLGRFLWPVAGFAIALLLWAWGAKGLEESTPIAAMFAPMETFEALRVMVLGPDIWVHVATSLKRVAVGLGFAILFGVPLGILVGMSKAFSQASTPLFQLLRMVSPLSWMPLAVMVLGVGDAPVYFLLAFAAVWPLMLSTAAGVAQLDPNWMLLARSLSATRWEVIWRLVLPGITAQILTGVRLAIGIIWIVLVPAEMLGVSAGLGYFILDTRDRLAYSELTAAIILIGLLGYALDYAARCVHARWLHSVPSDPLR
- a CDS encoding Csu type fimbrial protein, producing the protein MMKMTTMNVRLLRALLAAALLWLLAIPGARADNCTVTMTDVDFGVVSPIANTDYTARGTLNVTCYWTLLLGQSPLLLPAANVCVNLGPGSGGGTGDPRYMTSGARRLGFNLYADPSYSAASLWGSNTSTIGAKPITGTMVGLLSLGGVTQSVTIYGRIPASSLSGVGTSGNTDTLYTAGFAGHGTLQYSFGAGKSCTAGATESFAFQARATVTNNCLISASNLTFGAGSPLSERRASAPLSVTCTANSSYQISMNGGLSGNPAARTMKNSLTGETVGYRISSTPDGAIWGDGTGGTVMYTGTGNGATQNVMMHGLVPRQRAPTPGNYRDTITVQLTF